TAATCTTAATCGGCCCAGAAGGTTCTGGCAAGTCTACCATTGGCAAAATCCTGGCCAAAACTCTGTCGAAAGAATTGTATACACTTGACCGACACCGCGATGAACTCTACGCACCTTATGGCTACGACAAAGACCTAGCGGCGAAAATATATGAAGAAAAGGGTCTCTGGGCATTTTACCAGCACTGGAAAACGTTTGAATACAAGACCGTCGTGCACATTCTGCAGAATGCAAGACAAGAGGGCGATCAGTTTTACGGCAAGATTCTCGATTTCGGAGCCGGACATTCAGTCTTTGAGAATCCGCAAGAGCTAGAGAATATTGAGGCGTTGATTAGGCCTTACGAAAATGTCATCTTGATAATGCCGTGTGAGGACGTCGATGAGGTGTTGAAGATTACAGAAGCGCGGAGGGGCCATGAGCTGGGCCTCAATAAGCATTTTATGGAGCATCCAAGCAATAAGAGGCTTGCAAAGCATACTATCTATACAAAAGACACCACGGCTGAGGAATGTGCTGAAAGAGCGCTTCAGCTTATTAGAAGAGAAGGTGCAGCAAGTTCGTCGACTCCTACAACTACAGATGCTAGGCCCGGAAACATTGCTTAGAAGACTGGGACGACCAAGCCCATAGAACGGTTACAAGGTCAATAAGAATTGGAAATAAATTAGTTTAGTCAAACAATAATAACAATCTAGATTATCTCTCACATCTGAGGACTCTTTGTCCAGCACCTTTAGGGCGTACCGTGAAGCACTCAAGCTGTGGCTTCGGGTTTCTTCGGCTCGCGAAGCATACACGTATGTGTATAAGTTTCCCCATCGCTACTTCCGGGCAGGTCTACGGTTATCTCTTCCATCACTTGAAATCCAAATTTCTTGTACAACGGCATAGCCATTGGTGAGCCAGTCACCCAGCAGGCGAGGCCTTCTTGGTCGGCCAACTCTGTGACCCAGGCCATCAGTAAGCTCCCCGCACCACGTCGCTGTGCCTTGGGATGTGTGCCAATGAGCTTCAAAACTGGAGAAATAGAGGCTTAGTTTCAATGCCCAGTAGACATGTACGTAGTAAAAGATGGCCTAGGACATACTAATGGCAGGCCGATTGCCCAGATCCCGAAATTGGGCCCTCGCAGCTCTGCTGCTAAATCCAGACCCCTCGGGAGCAGCAGTTGGGGTTTCTGGGGGTGGTGGACGATTTCTGACTATATCTTCTGGGGCGTCTATTGCCATTAGTTGGATGCATTTGGCACTCAAAACAAGACAGAGCACAAACCGGCTGGAGTAAATCGATCGGGATCAATATCGGTATTCTGAAACCCAATCTTGACCCAACCAACCAGCTCTCCCGTGTCGGTGTCGACGACCTTTTTATAGGCATTGAAAGCTTCACAGTAGTTTTTCGGCCAGCGGCGAATAAGGCCAGCTACCCGCTCATCATATGTCTGGTCTGAGAAGGAAGCTCTCGAGTAAGGGTCAGTGTTGAACGAGGTGGCATACGTGTTTGCGTACGCCTCGGCGTCTCCAAATTTCATGTCCTCAAGCTGAAGTGGCATTTTGTTGCTGAAAGCAGACGCTGGTTGACTTTATTATGCGATGATGCTGCGTAGGATTTTAGTCTTAAAACCGTTTTGGGGCGCTTTTTTATGCTCAAAGGAACATACATCCCGATGATGAGATATTTCCGACTTTCTAGATGTCACTAATGATCTCATATAATTATGTGTATATTGGTGATTTCATTGATGCCTACCGAGGATGCAGAGTGGTAGTTCTCCGCTTCTAATGAGAGGGAGAAAGGTGGCCACCCAACCATTTAATGTCCACGTAACTAATAGTACATGCAGCGTGCTCCCCTCATGCTATTCAGTGCTCCATTCGGTTGGCCGCCATGTCTTACTCGGTCTCGATGTTTTGCCGACCGGCTAAGTCTCTTCCTCCGAATCACAAGCAGATGCTAATGTTGTTGGTTTCCGGTGCTATTGCGTGTAGGTGTCATGATCGATATAGATGCGCAAAGCGCATGCACATTTCTGTtgtaaaataaaagaaatgcATTTAAACTTACGGGTTAGTTATATGTATATTATCTCAGAGAGAATATGACGAGTATACTGTTCATGTTATtttggtacatgtatctaATAATCTCCATTTGATGCTCATCATTAGCCAATTCGACCGATATCATTAATTATCATCCTTCGCAGCTATCGCATCTCGAGGTTACGACTAATAATGCGAAGTCAGGTACAGTTCTGACTGTGCTGATTCTCATATGAATTCAGTTCTGATGGAATAGCCTTCTTATAGCCTCACAGTGGAAACTAAGATACCTTATTACATGCATTGACGCCATGAAGAGACTCTAGATGAATCAGCTACATAAGTATGTAGCCCTTACATGTTCCTAACTTAATCATGGCCCCATTTATCCTTTCCTGTGACTGGAGGTCCATGCGGTGGTATTGGAAAACCGTGTTCGTAATCCAATATCGTCTCTGCAAGTCCTGGCGCAGGCTTCCAGCTGGGGTTTGGTGTCTGTCTCGGCACGCCTCCATTGTCGTGCTCTTCCACCCATTCCAGCAATTTAGTGAAATTTCGACACTTGTGCATGGTATTAAAGTCAGGATGGGGAGTGTGGTGAGTGAGAACCCAGTTGGATGTGACGGGCGTAACATCACTCTCACACATTATGACT
Above is a genomic segment from Trichoderma breve strain T069 chromosome 6, whole genome shotgun sequence containing:
- a CDS encoding acetyltransferase (GNAT) family domain-containing protein; this translates as MPLQLEDMKFGDAEAYANTYATSFNTDPYSRASFSDQTYDERVAGLIRRWPKNYCEAFNAYKKVVDTDTGELVGWVKIGFQNTDIDPDRFTPADAPEDIVRNRPPPPETPTAAPEGSGFSSRAARAQFRDLGNRPAIILKLIGTHPKAQRRGAGSLLMAWVTELADQEGLACWVTGSPMAMPLYKKFGFQVMEEITVDLPGSSDGETYTHTCMLREPKKPEATA